GCATGATCGACAGGACGACGGCCACGACGACCGGGCCGCGAGCCAGCGCCGCAAGGGCCATCGGCCCTATCGAGAGCAGGGCGCCGATGTAGGGCAGGACATCGGCGACGCCGGCGAACACGGCCAGCGCCAAAGCGTGCGGCACGCCGCACGCCACCAGGAGGATGAACGAGAAGACCGCGATGAGCAGGCACGTGATCAATTGACCGCGGATGTAGGCGCCGACGATCGTCTCCAGATTCATCAGCACGCGGGCGAGGCGTATATGGTGCGAGCGAGGGACGACCGCGAAAAGCCCGCCCCGCAGCCGGTCGCGATCGATCATGATGTAGAGCGCGAGGAAGATGGCGCTGGCCCCGTACGCGGCGATCTCGAAGATGCGCATCGAGAAGGCGAAGGCCCTTACGTTGAGCGTACTCGCGGGAGCGCCGTATTTGACGCTGCGCAGCCAGCCCGCCAGCGGCACGGTCAGGTTGGAGCGGTCGAGATGATCCGCCAGGCGCGCGCGAAACGCGGGCTCTTGCTCGACCAGCGCCGAGGCCTGCGCCAGCAAGGTCGGGAACGTCAGCGTCACGACGAGAGTCGCGGCCACGAAGAGGAGTATGAAGACGAGCGCGATCGCCAGGCCGCGCTTGACCCGCCGCGCCTCCAGCCAGCTGACGGCCGAACTCATCGTCCCGACGATGAGAAGAGCGACGACGAGCACCAGGAAGACCGGCCAAAGCTGGATCAGCAGCCACAGGCAGGCCAAAACGAGGATGAGCTGGATCATCGTCGCGGGAGACAACTCCAAGCGCACCACGCGCGTCTTCTTGTCAGCGGAGGGCCGGCTCCCGGGGAGCGGCGGAACGCCGGCCGCATCGGACTGGGTCTCTCTATCCATGTTCTATCCCTCGGGCATCCCACGATCGTCGCCGCCGGATGACACGCGACTCTAACAGATTGCCCGGCGGCTGTCAACGCGGCGTCCGACGACGATTTCTGGATGCTTGCGTGACCTTTCCAAAATTGATAAATTTTATCGCCAGCAATCGCCGAGCCTGACCACGGAGGTGCCGAGATGGCGTTCTTCATAGGCCGTGACCGGGAAGCCCGCAGAGCCTACGGATTCGACGAGATCGCGCTGGTCCCGGGCGACGTGACCGTCAACCCCGACGAAGTCGACATCAGCCTCGCCATCGGGGACGTCAAGCTCGCCATCCCCTTCCTCGCCTCGGCCATGGACGGCGTCGTGGACGTCCCCTTCGCCATCGCCATGGGCAAGGCCGGCGGCCTCGGGGTCCTGAACCTCGACGGCATCAACTCCCGCTACGAGAAGCCCCGCGAGGTGCTCACCACCATCGCGGCCGCCAACCCCGAGGAGGCCACCAAGCTCCTCCAGGAGGTCTACCGCAAGCCGGTCCAGGAAGACCTCATCGCCGAGCGCGTCAAGGAGATCAAGCGCGCCAAGGTCCCCTGCGCGGTCTCCTGCATCCCGCAGAACGCGGAGCGCTTCGGCGCCATCGCGGAGAAGGCGGGCTGCGACCTCTTCGTGGTCCAGTCCACCGTGGCCACGGTCCGGCACAAGGCCTCCCGCTACAAGCCTTTCGAAATCGCCCGCTTCATTAAGGAGAGGGACATCCCGGTCGTGGTCGGCAACGTGGTCACCTACTCCGTGGCCGTGGAGCTCATGGAGGCCGGCGCCGCCGGCCTGCTCGTGGGCGTGGGCCCGGGAGCGGCCTGCACCACCCGCGGGGTGCTCGGCCTGGGCGTGCCCCAGGTCACCGCCACCGTGGACTGCGCCGCGGAGCGCGACTACCATTACAAGCGCTGCGGCCGCTACGTCCCCATGATCACGGACGGCGGCATGTCCACGGGCGGCGACATCTGCAAGGCGGTCGCCTGCGGCTCGGACGGCGTCATGGTCGGCTCGGCCTTCGCGCGCACCAAGGAAGCCCCCGGACAGGGCTACCACTGGGGCATGGCCACCCCGCACGCCAACCTGCCGCGCGGCACCCGCATCCAAGTCGGCATCACGGGCACTTTGGAGGAGATCCTCTTCGGCCCCTCCCGGCTCGACGACGGCTCCCAGAACCTGGTCGGAGCCCTGCGCACCTGCATGGGCTCCGTCGGGGCCACCACCATCCGCGAGATGCAGACCACGGAGATCGTCATCGCGCCCTCCATCAAGACCGAAGGCAAGCTCTTCCAGAAGGCCCAGCGCATCGGGATGGGCAAGGGATGAGAATGCCTTCAGCGCCGAAGGCGCTGAAGCCGACCGTCCCCCTAGGAGGGGGACGGTCGTTCCGTCAGGGTGGCCATGCGGACATCCTGATCCTGGACTTCGGGAGCCAGTACACCCAGCTCATCGCCCGCCGCCTGCGCGAGCTCGAGGTCTACGCCGAGATCCTGCCCTACTCCGCGACTCCGGAGCAGATCCGCGGCCGCAACCCGGCCGGCATCATCCTCTCCGGCGGCCCGGATTCCGTGCACCGCAGCGGCTCCCCCCGGCCCGACCCGGAGGTGTTCCGGATGGGCCTGCCCATCCTGGGCATCTGCTACGGCATGCAGCTGCTGGTCTCTTTGCACGGCGGCCGCGTCGCGCCGACCCGCCGCCGCGAATACGGCCACGCCGACGTGACGCTCACGGGCGCCACGCCGCTCTTCACCGGAGTGCCCAAGCGCCTGCAGGTCTGGATGAGCCACGGCGACGGCGCCCAGAACCTGCGCAACGGCTTCAAGGTCCTCGCCCGCACCGGAACCGCGCCTTACGCGGCCATCGGCGACGAAAGCCGCCGCTGGTACGGGGTCCAGTTCCACCCCGAGGTCGCGCACACCCCCCAGGGGGGCCGCATCCTGGAGAATTTCGCGCGCCGCATCTGCGGTCTCTCCCGAAGATGGACCATGGCTTCCTTGCTCAAGAGCCAGGTCGCGGAGATCCGCGCCCAGGTCGGCGACGACCAGGTCGTCTGCGGCCTCTCCGGCGGGGTGGACAGCTCCGTGGCCGCCGCCCTCATCGCCCTTGCCATCGGCAAGCGCCTGCACTGCATCTTCGTGGACACCGGGCTCCTGCGCCTGGATGACCGGCAGCGCGTGGAGAAGTATCTCGGCGGAGCCCTGGGCCTCGACATCAAGACCGTGGATGCCTCGGCCCTCTTCCTCAAGCGCCTGGCCGGCGTCAGCGACCCGGAGCGCAAGCGCAAGATCATCGGCAAGACCTTCATCGAAGTCTTCGAGCGCGAGGCCAAGCGCCTGCGCGACGTCTCGTTTTTGGCCCAGGGCACCCTCTATCCCGACGTGATCGAGTCCGTCTCCGTGCACGGCCCGTCGGCGGTCATCAAGAGCCACCACAACGTGGGAGGGCTGCCCAAACACATGAGGCTCAAGCTGGTGGAGCCCCTGCGCTTCCTGTTCAAGGACGAGGTCCGGCGCCTGGGCCGGGAGATGAGGCTGCCCGCGGACATCCTGGGCTGCCACCCCTTCCCCGGCCCCGGCTTGGCCATCCGCGTCCTGGGCGCCGTCGACAGGACCCGGCTCAAGGTCCTGGCCGAGGCCGACGCCATCCTGCGCGAGGAGTTGCACGCCTCGGGCTGGTACGACAAGGTCTGGCAGGCCTTCACCGTGCTCCTGCCCGTCTGCTCCGTGGGGGTCATGGGCGACTCCCGGACCTACGAGGACACCGTGGTCCTGCGCAGCGTGGACAGCCGGGACGGCATGACCGCGGACTGGTCGCGCCTGCCCGCCGAGCTCATCGCCAAGATCTCCAGCCGCATCGTCAGCGAAGTCAAGGGCGTCAACCGGGTGGTCTACGACGTCACCTCCAAGCCCCCGGCGACCATCGAATGGGAATGAAGACGCCTACGCTGGAAGACGGCATCAAAGGTCTCACGCTGCTGCGCCGCGGCAAGGTCCGCGACGTCTACGACCTGGGAGAGCGCCTGCTCATCGTGGCCACGGACCGCATCTCGGCCTTCGACCATATCCTGCCCACGGCCGTGCCGGGCAAGGGCCAGGTGCTGACGCAGGTCAGCGCCTTCTGGTTCCGCAAGACGGCGCCGCTGCTGCCCAACCATCTCATATCCGCGGACCTCGCCGAGATCCGCCGCGAGCTGCCCGCGCAGGTGCGCCTGGGCGACGAGTTCGCGGGCCGCGTCACGCTGGCGCGCAAGGCCCGCCGGGTGGACGCCGAATGCGTGGTGCGCGGCTACCTGGCCGGCTCCGGCTGGAAGGAGTATCTCAAGACCGGCGCGGTCTGCGGGCACCGGCTGCCCGCGGGCCTGCGGGAGGCGGAGCGCCTGCCCGAGCCCATCTTCACGCCCTCCACCAAGGCCGAAGAGGGCCACGATGAGAACATCACCCGCGGGCGGCTCGCCGACCTCGTGGGCGCGGACACCGCCCGGCAGCTCGAAGCGGCCGCCCTCAAGCTCTACGGCTTCGGCGCCGATTTCCTGGCCCCGCGCGGCGTGATCCTGGCCGACACCAAGTTCGAGTTCGGCTTCCTGGGAGGCACGCTCATCGTCATCGACGAGATGCTGACCCCGGACTCTTCCCGCCTCTGGCCCGCCGCGAGCTACCGGCCCGGGAGCTCCCCCGAGAGTTTCGACAAGCAGTTCGTGCGCGACCATCTGGAACGCGTCCGTTGGGACAAGGCCTCGCCCGCGCCCGCCCTGCCCGCCGAAGTCGTGGCCGGCACGGCGCAGCGCTACGAGGAATTCCTCAGGATCGTCACAGGATGAAGCCCATGAGCGACAAGACAGACGTCTTGACCAAAGAGGCGCCGCAGGCCGCCGGCGCCGGCCCCGGCAATTACCTGGTGGAGGTCAGCCTCAAGCCCGACTTCACCGACTCCGAGGGACTCTCCGCCCAGTGGCTGCTCCACTGCGCCGGGCTGCCGGCGCGCGCGGTGCGCGTGGGACGGCTCTACGACCTGCGCGGGCCGCTCAACCTCGGCCATGTCCACGTGGCCGCGCGCGAACTGCTCTGCGACTGCGTGACCCAGGAGTTCCGCATCTGCCACAGCGCCTGCGCCGCGCCCCACAACGGCTGCCTCTGGCGCGTGGAGGTCTGGCTCAAGCCCACGGTCACGGACACGGTCGCAGAGACCGTGCGCGCGGCGCTGCGCGACCTGGGCATGCCCGACGTGTCCGTGCGCTGCGGGATGTCCTACCACATCGCGGGTAATTGCGGCCGCCACCAGCTCGACAAGGCGGTGGGCCGGTCGCTCGCCAATCCCATCGTCCACCGCTTCAGCCTGCACGAGGCTCATTGATGCCGATCCACACCGCCGCGCCGCCGCCGCCGGCTGCCGAGACCGTGCCGTTCTGCGGCCTGCAGCCGCAGGACCTGCGGGCCCTGAACGTCAGCCACGGCTGGTCGCTCAATGCTCCCGAGCTGGCCGCCATCCAGGCCCATTTCCGGGCCCTCAAGCGCGAGCCGTCCTTGGCGGAGCTGGAGACCTTGGCCCAGACCTGGTCCGAGCACTGCAAGCACAAGACCTTCACCAGCCCCATCCGCTTCAGCGACGGCAAGAAGACCCGCCTCATCAAGAGCCTCATCGAGGAGACCATCTTCAAGGCCACCAAGCAGCTCGCCCGCCCGTGGTGCCTCTCGGTGTTCAAGGACAACGCGGGCATCGTGGCCTTCGGCCCCAAGTGGGCCCTGGCCTTCAAGGTCGAGACCCACAACCACCCCAGCGCCATCGAGCCCTACGGAGGGGCCGAAACCGGGGTGGGCGGCGTCATCCGCGACGTCATGGGCGCGGGGTTGGGCGCCAAGCCGGTCTTGAACACCGACGTCTTCTGCTTCGCCCCCCCGGACTACGACGGCCCCTTGCCCGAGGGCGCCCTGCACCCGCGCCGGGTCTTCAACGGCGTGGTCGCCGGCGTGCGCGACTACGGCAACCGCATGGGCATCCCCACGGCCGCAGGCGGCCTGTGGTTCGATGACGACTATCGCCTCAACCCGCTGGTCTTCTGCGGCACCGTCGGGATCATGCCCACCTGGGCCGTGCGCAAGGAGGTCAAGCCGGGCGACCTCATCGTGGCGGCCGGCGGGCGCACGGGCCGCGACGGCCTGCACGGCGCCACCTTCTCCTCCGCGGCCTTGGAAGGGGCCCAGCTCTCCGCCGTGCAGATCGGGCACGCCATCAACGAGAAGAAGCTCCTCGACGCCCTGCTGGCGGCCCGCGACAAGAAGCTCTACCGCGGCGTGACCGATTGCGGCGCCGGCGGCTTCTCCTCGGCCATCGGGGAGCTCGCGGCCGAGTGCGGGGCGCGCGTGCGCCTGGAGGCCGCGCGGTTGAAGGTCTCCGACTTGTCCCCCTGGGAGATCTGGCTCTCCGAATCCCAGGAGCGCATGGTCTTCGCCGTGCCCCCGCGCAGCCTCAAGGCCTTCGCCGAGGTCTTCGCCTGCGAGGACTGCGAGACCGCGGTCCTGGGCGAGTTCACCTCCACCGGCCGCCTCCAGGTCACCCATGCCGGGACCTCCGTGGTGGACCTGGACATGCGCTTCCTGCACGACGGGCTGCCCCGCTGCGAGCGCGCCGCGCTCTGGGCCCCCCAGAAGCCGGCGCCGGCCAAGGCCTCGGCGCACAAGAAGAGCCTGGCCCAGATCCTCACAGAGGGCCTCGGCCACCTCAACGTCTGCAGCCGGGAATGGGTCATACGGCAGTACGACCACGAAGTGCAGGGCGGCACGGTCATCAAGCCCCTGCAAGGCATCCGTCACGACGGCCCCGGAGACGCCTGCGTCATCTGGCCCCATGCCGCCACCGGCGATCCTTCCGACCACCAGGGCTTCGCGGTCAGCCACGGCCTCAATCCGGCCTACGGCAAGATCGACCCTTATCGCATGGCCCTGGCCTGCGCCGACGAGGCCCTGCGCAACCTCCTCTGCGTGGGCGCCGACATCTCCCGCGCGGCCTTCCTCGACAACTTCTGCTGGGCGAGTCCCGATGACCCGGCCCAGTTGGGGGCCCTGGTGCGCGCCGCGGAGGGCTGCCGCGACGCGGCCCTGGGCTTCGGCGTGCCCTTCATCTCCGGCAAGGACAGCCTCTACAATCAGACCAAGGACGTCAACGGCAAGGACCTCGCCATCCCGGGGACCTTGCTCATCTCGGCCCTGGCCCCGGTCGCCGACGTGCGCAAGGCCCTGACCATGGAGATCAAGGGGCCGGGCAACGCCCTCTACCTCGTGGGCTGGACCGCCGAAGAGCTGGGCGGCTCTTTGTTCCACCAGGTGTGCGGTCGCTGCGCCAGCTGCGCCGCGCCGGCCGTGGACACCCGCGCCGCTCTGGCCGCCTTCAAGGCCGTGCAGTCGGCCCTGGCCAAAGGCCTGGTCCTCTCCGCGCACGACCTTTCCGACGGCGGCCTCGGCGTCGCGGCCGCCGAGATGTGCTTCACGGGCGAGTCCGGAGCCAGCCTGGACCTCGACGAGGTCCCGCGCCGCTCCCCCATCTATTCCGACGAAGTCCTGCTCTTCTCCGAGAGCGCCAGCCGCATCCTGCTCGAGGTGTCCCCGGAGCACGAGGCGGCCTTCCTCAAGGCGCTGCGCGGCGCGCCGGTCAAGCGCGTGGGGACGACCATGGCCAATCCCGTGCTCAAGGTGACCGGCCTCGACGGCCGGGTCGCTTTGGAGGCCGCGCTCTGCGACCTCAAGAGCGCCTGGCAGCTAGGCCTGCCCCGGAGGCTGGGATGAAGCGCCCCAAAGTCCTCGTCCTGCGCGCGGCCGGGACCAACTGCGACCTGGAGACGGCCGAAGCCTTCGCCTTGGTGGGCGGAGCAGCGGAGCGCGTGCACATCGACCGCATCCGCACCGGCAAGACCAAGCTCATGGACTTCGACATCCTGATCCTGCCCGGCGGCTTCTCCTACAGCGATGACGTGGGCGCGGGCCGCATACTCGCCAACCAGCTCAAGCTCTACTTCAAGGAGCTGCGCAACTTCGTGCGCCTGGGGCGGCCGGTGCTGGGCATCTGCAACGGCTTCCAAGCCTTGGTCAAGGCCGGTCTGCTGCCCCTCTCCCACGGCGAGCAGACCGCGGGGTTCACGGCCAACGATTCCGGCCGATTCGAGGCGCGCTGGGTCCACCTGCGCCTCAACACCCAGAGCTCGTGCCTGTTCTTCAAGGGCCTGCCCGAGATGATCGAGCTGCCCGTGGCGCACGGGGAGGGCAAGCTGGTCCTGAAGTCCCCCCGCCAGCTCGAGGAGCTCAAGAAGAACAAGTCCATCGCCATGCAGTACGTCAGCGACGACGGCAAGCTCGCGGGCTACCCGGCCAACCCCAACGGCTCGATCTTCAACATCGCGGCCCTGACCAACCCCGAAGGCAACTGTCTGGGCATGATGCCGCATCCGGAACGCTACACCACGAGGTTCCAGCATCCCAGCTGGACCCGGCAGACCTTCGTCAAGGAGGGCGTGGGCCTGGAGATGTTCCGCAACGCCGTGGAGTATTGCCGAGGCTAGAGTCCATTGTGCGGAATCGTCGGGATAGCTGATTCGCCGCAGGCCGCCCAGCTCGCGCACCTGGGCCTCTTCGCGCTGCAGCACCGCGGGCAGGAATCCGCGGGGATCGTGTCCGCCTACCGCTCCGAGCTGCGCCCGCACGTGGGCATGGGCCTGGTCTCCGAGGTCTTCGACCACGCGATCCTGCAGGCCCTGACCGGAGAGAGCGCCATCGGCCATGTGCGCTACTCCACGACCGGCGCCAGCCATCTCAAGAACGCCCAGCCCCTGCTCTTCAAGACCACCCACGGGCCCATCGCCATCGCGCACAACGGCAACCTGACCAACGCCGCCCGCCTGCGCCGCAGCCTCGAGCACCGCGGCGCCATCTTCCAGTCCGACACGGACACCGAGATCATCGCGCACCTGCTGGCCCGCGAGCCGGGCCCCGTGGAGGAGGCCTTGGTCGCCAGCCTGCGGCAGGTGGAGGGCTCCGGCTGCCTGCTCATCCTCACCCCCGACAAGCTCATCGCGGCGCGCGACCCCCACGGCTTCCGGCCCCTGGTGCTGGGGGACCTGGACGGGACCGCGATCCTGGCCTCCGAGACCTCGGCCTTGAACCTGCTCAAAGCCCGGCTCGTCCGGGAGGTCGCGCCCGGCGAGGTCCTGGTGCTGGAGAAAGGCCGCAGCCGCAGCCTCAAGCCCTTCGCCCCGGTGAAGCTCTCGCGCTGCGTCTTCGAGCAGGTCTACCTGGCCCGGCCGGACTCCAACATCTTCGGCCGCAACGTCCAGGCCGTGCGGCGCGAGCTGGGCCGGGAGCTGGCCCGCCAGACCAAGGGCCTCAAGGCCGACGTGGTGGTGCCGGTCCCGGATTCCGGCGTCTCGGCGGCCCTGGGCTTCTCCGACGAGTCCGGCATCCCCTTCGAGATGGGCCTGGTGCGCAGCCACTACGTCAGCCGCACCTTCATCAAGCCCAGCCAGGAGCTGCGCGAGCTCGCCGCGGAGCTCAAGCTCGCCCCGGTGCCCGAGACCCTGCAGGGCAAGCGGGTGGTGCTGGTCGACGACTCCATCGTGCGGGGCACCACCTCGCTCAAGATCACCAAGAGCCTGCGCCGGGCCGGCGCCCGCGAGGTCCACATGGCGGTCTCCAGCCCCCCCATCATCTCCCCCTGCTACTACGGCATCGACACGCCCTCCTGCGCGGAGCTCATCGCCAGCCGGCGCTCCGTGCCGGAGATCCGCCGCTTCCTGGAAGTGGACAGCCTCCACTATCTTGACCTGGGGCGCATGCTCAGGGCGGCAGGCGGGGGCGACGCCTCCGGCTTCTGCTCGGCCTGCTTCACCGGGAAATACCCCACGTCCATCCCCGAAGCCAAGCCGCAGGGGCGCAAGGGCAGGAAGGCGGCCGCGCGATGAAGGTCCTCATCCTGGGCTCCGGCGGGCGCGAGCACGCCTTGGCCTGGAAGGCGGCGCAGAGCCGCCTGGTGCAGAAGCTCTACTGCGCCCCGGGCTCCGACGCCATCTCCGCTTTGGCCGAGTGCATCCCGCTGGACTGCTGCGACGCCACCGAGGTGGCCGGGTTCTGCGCGGAGAAGGGCGTGGACCTCGTCATCGTTGGCCCCGAGGGGCCGCTGGCCGCGGGCGTAGCCGACGTCCTGCGCCGGGCCGGGGTCCGGGTCTTCGGGCCGGGCCAGGCCGCGGCCAGGCTGGAGTCCTCCAAGGCCTTCGCCAAGGACTTCTTGGCCCGCCATCACATCCCCACGGCCCGCGGCCGCTGCTGCGCGAGCGTGGAAGAGGCGGCGGCCGCTTTGGAGGCCATGAAGTTCCCTCTGGTGGTCAAGGCCGACGGCCTGGCCGCGGGCAAGGGCGTGCGCGTCTGCGCCGACCGCGAGGAGGCCGAGGAGACGGTCGAGGACTTCATGAGCCTCAAGACCCTCCAGGCCGCGGGCGAGACCGTGGTCATCGAGGAGTGCCTCTCGGGCCCGGAGCTCTCGGCGCTGGCCCTGACGGACGCAAAGACCTACAAGCTCCTGCCCCACAGCCGCGACCACAAGCGCCTGCTCGACGGCGACAAGGGCCCCAACACCGGCGGCATGGGCGCCTTCGCCCCGGTCGAGACCGGCCCGGAGCTCGAGTCGGCCATCCGCGCGATCTTCGACGCGGCCTTGGCCGGCCTGCGCGCCGACGGGCTGGATTACCGCGGCGTGCTCTACGCCGGCCTGATGCTCACGGCCCAGGGCCCCAAGGTCCTCGAGTTCAACTGCCGCTTCGGCGACCCGGAGACGCAGGCGCTCATGCCCCTTCTGGACTGCGACCTGGTGGCGCTGACTTTGGCCTGCGCGGAGGGGCGCCTGGGCCCGGCCGAGCTCAAGGTCCGGCCGGGGGCCTGCGTCTGCGTGACGCTCGCCTCCGAGAACTACCCGCGCGCGCCCATGACCGGCCGGCCCATCACGGGCCTGGAGGATTTCCCGGAGAGCCCGGACCTGAGGCTCTTCCACGCCGGGACCGCCCGCCCCGGCGGGCGCTGGACCACGACGGGCGGCCGGGTGCTGGGCGTGACCGCCTGGGGCCCGGACGCCTCGGCCGCGCGGCGCCGCGCCTATGAGGGCGTCTCGCGCGTCTGTTTCGACGGGATGCACTACCGCCGCGACATCGCAGGCGAGCTGCTGGCGCTCCGATGAAGCCAGCTCTGGTCGGGATCCTGATGGGCAGCCGCAGCGACTGGGAAGCCATGAAGTCGGCCGCGGACATGCTCGAGAAATTCGGCGTGGCGCACGAATGCCGGATCCTCTCCGCGCACCGGGCGCCGGACGCCGTAGCCCGCTACGCGGCCTCGGCCGAAGGCCGGGGCCTGCGGGTGCTCATCGCGGGCGCGGGCGGGGCCGCGCACCTGGCGGGCGTGGCGGCGGCCAAGACGATCCTGCCGGTGCTGGGAGTGCCCATGGCC
This DNA window, taken from Elusimicrobiota bacterium, encodes the following:
- the purE gene encoding 5-(carboxyamino)imidazole ribonucleotide mutase, which gives rise to MKPALVGILMGSRSDWEAMKSAADMLEKFGVAHECRILSAHRAPDAVARYAASAEGRGLRVLIAGAGGAAHLAGVAAAKTILPVLGVPMASKHLGGLDSLLSTVQMPKGVPVATLAIGESGAANAALMAVAILALSDAGLRRKLQAFRRSQTRAVLSQKL